Within the Kiritimatiellia bacterium genome, the region CACACCTCCATGCCCAGCTAAACCCCGGCGCTCCGAACAACCTGAACCGCCGGGAATGTTCCTTCAGCCTTCAGTATGGCGAGGTCATTCGCGGAGTCCTGAGCAACCACAACTGTGGACAACTGCTTGCCGTCGCGCATCGAGTATGGCTGCGCAGCCACGAAAACTGCATCATCACCGGACCCACCGGCGCGGGCAAAAGCTACCTCGCCTGCGCCTTCGGCAACCAGGCCTGCCGCCGGGGATTCTCCGTGTGCTACTTCCGCGCCCAGAGGTTCTTCCAACAGCTGGCCGTGGCCCGCGGCTCCGGCCGCTACGAACCCCTACCGCGCAGCCTGCTGCGCACCGACCTCATCATCATCGACGACTGGGGAACGGCCCTCCTGGCGGACGAAGAACGAAGAGACCTCTTCGAGGTCATCGAAGACCGGTACGACCGGCGCTCCACCCTCATCGCCGCCCAAGTACCCATCGAACACTGGCACGACACCATTGGCGACCCCACCCTGGCCGACGCCATTCTGGACAGACTCATTCACAACGCCCACACCATCACGCTCAAGGGAGATTCCATGCGAAAAAGAAACGCCACTTGACTTCCCCGACCTCATCCGGATACAAACACAAACGACAGTTGAAGCTCCCGCGTCGCTACGCTCCGATTCGCCCGGAACAAGCCGGCGCATTCCTTCGGAACAAGAGGACGGAATCCTTCGGAATCATACGGCGCCTTCCTTCGGAACAACACGGCGCGATCGTCGGAATATGCACTGTGGAACAACCAGTACGGCATCAGCATCGTGATCCCGGACGAGCCCTGGGTCGATCCGGGGCTGCCTGCGACGCTGCTGTGCGACTGCTCGGAGGGGGGTAACCGCATGGGTCGCAAGGAGAGGAACGCGGACTACCGCCGCCGGTACTCGGAGCGGGCGTTCTGGCGCAAG harbors:
- a CDS encoding ATP-binding protein; translation: MASRNLWRVSLQCHVRKTNGAHLHAQLNPGAPNNLNRRECSFSLQYGEVIRGVLSNHNCGQLLAVAHRVWLRSHENCIITGPTGAGKSYLACAFGNQACRRGFSVCYFRAQRFFQQLAVARGSGRYEPLPRSLLRTDLIIIDDWGTALLADEERRDLFEVIEDRYDRRSTLIAAQVPIEHWHDTIGDPTLADAILDRLIHNAHTITLKGDSMRKRNAT